A portion of the Actinomycetes bacterium genome contains these proteins:
- a CDS encoding class I SAM-dependent methyltransferase: MPARSSRTAELMAVQRALESARPRSSRLFRDAFARYFVSRRWRLVVGASRVAAVRRAVEVLYDRVAGPGPRASAVARTRLIDDLVTDARSWIGQLVILGAGFDARAYRLPGLEQVTVFEVDHPATQQAKREVLGRVLAGIVEGDPLGWHVRFVPVDFERDDLGRALRAAGYRDGERSLFVWEGVTNYLTPAAVDQTLGAVRGLAATAAGSLLVFTYVDRAVLAGDRSRFPEARRWVEGVRRRGEPWRFGLDPAEVSEFLSHRGFGLIGDVSTAEAGERYFRPLGRRERGSALYHVVTASVLAKA, from the coding sequence ATGCCCGCACGGTCAAGCCGGACGGCCGAGTTGATGGCGGTGCAGCGGGCGCTTGAGTCGGCGCGGCCGCGGTCGTCTCGGCTGTTCCGCGACGCCTTCGCCCGGTACTTTGTGTCCCGGCGGTGGCGGCTGGTCGTGGGGGCCAGCCGCGTGGCTGCGGTCCGGCGTGCGGTCGAGGTGCTCTATGACCGGGTGGCAGGCCCGGGCCCGCGAGCCTCTGCGGTGGCGCGGACCCGCCTGATCGACGACCTGGTCACCGACGCGCGCTCCTGGATCGGCCAACTCGTCATCCTCGGGGCCGGTTTCGACGCCCGCGCCTACCGGCTCCCCGGCTTGGAGCAGGTGACCGTGTTCGAGGTCGATCATCCGGCGACCCAGCAGGCCAAGCGGGAAGTCCTTGGCCGTGTCCTGGCAGGCATCGTCGAGGGGGACCCGCTGGGCTGGCACGTGCGGTTCGTGCCGGTTGACTTTGAGCGGGACGACCTGGGCCGGGCGCTGCGGGCTGCTGGGTACCGGGACGGCGAGCGGAGCCTGTTTGTGTGGGAAGGGGTGACCAACTACCTGACGCCCGCTGCCGTGGACCAGACGCTTGGCGCCGTGCGTGGCCTTGCCGCCACGGCCGCCGGCAGCCTGCTGGTGTTCACCTACGTCGACCGGGCCGTGCTTGCAGGCGATCGTTCCCGGTTCCCGGAGGCCCGCCGCTGGGTCGAAGGCGTCCGGCGCAGGGGCGAGCCGTGGAGGTTCGGCCTGGATCCGGCCGAGGTTTCAGAGTTCCTCTCCCACCGCGGCTTTGGGCTCATCGGCGATGTGTCCACCGCCGAGGCCGGCGAGCGGTACTTTAGGCCGCTGGGCCGTCGAGAGCGGGGATCGGCGCTGTATCACGTGGTCACGGCCTCGGTCCTGGCAAAGGCATGA